The Nomia melanderi isolate GNS246 chromosome 7, iyNomMela1, whole genome shotgun sequence genome includes a window with the following:
- the LOC116424391 gene encoding uncharacterized protein LOC116424391 has protein sequence MQLLYMMDYVNEGITPILIILQALQVLLSEYCYKSRNRTESNTWCKMLLVKSFSLFTCLIVLTAGAAVKTPAETVWTNIASKPVYSRALGPPPSTIDTITVPYMPKSPLFPKFVDPKMMISKKTDLLSNLFGGLGPAYPTGSVYPMAPTYPMAPFKPFMPYTVASGPTLYGTANEASLSSLDKSKIEDDNIPYKRGIFGPFSSPTPFGPMSPKFGPMSSKFGSMNPMSQYSELNTIPNYSMKSDFSRKRRSIDESSLTKLRSIMDGSKSETKDLIPPPPYPTLAPISEESEEDINLLLQKVGSATAPKQYLPGMFGPFSPFAPIMDPSMFIAKKSAFLDTLFKNLATTTPTPATSTEIPTTKSTIVPPDFWFPSSMIPSPDEYGSKVNDFLDKLFESLKLNKTAVSSDSDSTSMKSDFLRSVKFDEEDMQTKVARSIDDLSSINAAKDAIVDSILTELGDLKSNMVATMNDLVTYEKSVSGTATKKPFKPFAPGIWPKPITDGTLPFQQKMATLSQVFDMLSDLQKNITLAVQNAIKTKVNSSGISGSVNSANPILPDNAVSGAPINISLLDALKSKLGTLDYDMPNSYATMSDKFGPIMTRTLQKTPGSFWVSYPEEKREVDSDSKPLINGETNMIHKQETRGVKMQMHQGYQSLPAGSIESVQAGGGSMPGHQGGGIKLFIQMPVLPSMQDINNYEEPNKWTNWMDYLRSDYQGHRHHKHH, from the exons atgCAGCTTCTGTATATGATGGATTATGTAAATGAGGGTATTACTCCTATACTGATAATCCTGCAAGCTTTGCAAGTATTATTGTCCGAATACTGCTATAAAAGCAGGAACAGAACAGAATCCAACACTTGGTGCAAAATGCTTCTAGTGAAAAGTTTCTCTCTATTTActtgtttaatagttttaacaGCTGGTGCAGCTGTTAAAACTCCTGCTGAAACAGTATGGACAAATATTGCTTCAAAACCtg ttTACTCAAGAGCTCTTGGACCACCGCCATCAACAATAGATACCATAACGGTTCCGTACATGCCAAAATCTCCACTTTTTCCTAAATTTGTTGATCCTAAAATGATGATCTCAAAGAAGACAGATCTATTAAGTAATTTGTTTGGAGGTTTGGGACCTGCTTACCCTACAGGTTCTGTTTATCCTATGGCACCCACTTATCCTATGGCACCTTTCAAGCCATTTATGCCATATACTGTTGCAAGTGGACCAACTTTGTATGGTACAGCTAATGAAGCATCACTGAGCAGTTTAgataaaagtaaaatagaaGATGATAATATTCCATATAAGCGTGGTATATTTGGACCCTTTAGTTCTCCTACACCATTTGGACCAATGAGTCCTAAGTTTGGTCCAATGAGTTCCAAATTCGGCTCAATGAATCCTATGTCTCAGTATTCAGAATTAAATACTATACCCAATTATAGTATGAAAAGTGACTTCTCCCGCAAAAGAAGAAGTATAGACGAATCTTCTTTAACAAAACTCAGGTCGATTATGGATGGCAGTAAATCAGAAACAAAGGACTTGATACCTCCACCTCCATATCCTACACTTGCTCCAATTTCTGAAGAATCAGAAGAGGATATCAACTTACTGCTTCAGAAAGTAGGAAGTGCCACTGCACCAAAACAGTATTTGCCAGGGATGTTTGGACCGTTCAGTCCATTTGCACCAATAATGGATCCATCCATGTTCATAGCAAAGAAGTCTGCTTTCCTGGATACTTTGTTTAAAAATCTTGCTACCACTACACCAACACCGGCCACTTCAACAGAAATTCCAACAACAAAAAGTACTATTGTACCACCTGACTTCTGGTTTCCATCATCAATGATTCCTAGTCCAGATGAATATGGTAGCAAAGTAAACGATTTTTTGGacaaattatttgaaagtttgaaacttaACAAAACTGCAGTTTCAAGTGACAGTGATAGTACAAGCATGAAAAGTGATTTTCTGAGATCTGTCAAATTTGATGAAGAAGATATGCAAACAAAAGTTGCAAGGTCTATTGATGATTTATCATCTATTAATGCAGCTAAAGACGCTATTGTTGATAGTATACTGACTGAGTTGGGTGATTTGAAAAGTAATATGGTAGCAACTATGAATGATTTAGTGACATATGAAAAATCTGTGTCAGGGACTGCAACAAAAAAGCCTTTTAAACCATTCGCACCAGGTATTTGGCCAAAGCCAATTACTGATGGAACGTTACCTTTTCAACAAAAAATGGCAACATTGAGTCAAGTATTTGACATGTTGTCGGATTTACAGAAAAACATTACTCTAGCTGtacaaaatgcaataaaaacaaaagtgaattcAAGTGGTATTTCTGGATCAGTAAATAGTGCTAATCCAATATTGCCTGATAATGCTGTGTCTGGTGCACCTATCAATATAAGTCTTTTAGATGCTCTCAAAAGTAAATTAGGCACACTTGACTATGATATGCCCAATTCTTATGCAACAATGTCTGATAAATTTGGACCAATCATGACCCGAACATTGCAAAAGACTCCAGGATCATTCTGGGTATCTTATCctgaagaaaaaagagaagttGACAGTGATTCCAAGCCACTAATAAATGGAGAAACAAATATGATTCATAAACAAGAAACGCGGGGAGTTAAAATGCAAATGCATCAAGGATATCAGAGTTTGCCAGCTGGTTCGATAGAGTCTGTACAGGCGGGAGGTGGATCCATGCCTGGACACCAAGGCGgaggaattaaattattt ATACAAATGCCTGTATTGCCTAGTATGCAA GATATCAACAATTATGAGGAACCCAACAAATGGACCAACTGGATGGATTATCTGAGAAGTGATTATCAAGGACATAGGCATCATAAACACCACTAG
- the LOC116424335 gene encoding uncharacterized protein LOC116424335, which yields MKIKNPDNIAMENKDIMINLSMFENFPLSNLKNTNVINHINRLINMYHPDDGIVAYERLLKTLLFLSENFDSKTQQQIISTVPLPKGASNDSIKDVIYKTTGFIEIANKIKIYQKSNVVLNNKLNSEDATDKTRIHLNRNMLMGLPTQNPESNENFIPSVCEVFRGFPPNEISMIHSHVRNVNYMYDTLDYDTPCIEPFVDISQNFLPHTDQQADLMKHQSNLKFKWVHTPHVLCKKSNYQESFSSSMDNKCFQSSLHRVNSYNQWNVVNVPHTSHQ from the exons atgaaaataaaaaatcctgACAATA ttgcAATGGAAAATAAGGATATTATGATAAATCTTTctatgtttgaaaattttccattatcaaatttaaaaaacacaaATGTTATTAATCATATAAAtcgtttaataaatatgtatcatCCTGACGATGGTATAGTCGCATACGAacgattattaaaaactttaCTATTTTTATCTGAAAACTTTGATAGTAAAACGCAACAACAGATAATTTCTACAGTGCCATTACCCAAAGGTGCATCAAATGATTCCATTAAAGATgtgatatataaaacaacaggatttattgaaatagctaataaaattaaaatatatcaaaa aagtaATGTTGTTCTTAACAACAAGCTTAACTCTGAAGATGCAACTGATAAGACAAGAATTCATTTAAATCGGAACATGTTGATGGGTCTACCTACTCAAAATCctgaatcgaatgaaaat TTTATACCTTCGGTATGTGAAGTATTTCGAGGTTTTCCTCCTAATGAAATTTCTATGATACATAGTCATGTAAGGAATGTGAATTATATGTATGATACATTAGATTATGACACTCCATGCATAGAACCTTTTGTGGATATAAGTCAAAATTTTCTACCGCATACTGATCAACAAGCAGACTTGATGAAGCaccaatcaaatttaaaatttaaatgggTTCATACACCGCACGTTTTGTGCAAGAAAAGTAATTATCAAGAAAGTTTCTCCAGCTCAATggataataaatgttttcaatcGTCTCTTCATAGAGTTAACAGTTATAATCAATGGAATGTAGTTAATGTACCTCATACATCGCATCAG TAA
- the LOC116424337 gene encoding LOW QUALITY PROTEIN: uncharacterized protein LOC116424337 (The sequence of the model RefSeq protein was modified relative to this genomic sequence to represent the inferred CDS: deleted 2 bases in 1 codon; substituted 1 base at 1 genomic stop codon), whose product MDVVHWNEEINTAVNNQIIKKNNFILDDFIINKNLKTSLQKFLKRAEHEILLVAVTNSLAISSVESSTKYEPHYSSYLYQQRQMLQQHGQLTVNPQFAVHTVAQSRLSNIHNTPHTWMRYNDWRHPTIRQLRFSQQSSFQHSKDKEXVLLFFFHFSIKRNSVVHYVKTMNVQCLTEELVKKVKQSVQHKKLESIIGKFRDRR is encoded by the exons atggatgttgtacattggaatgaagaaataaatactGCAGTAaacaatcaaattataaaaa aaaacaattttattttggatGATTTTATTATCAACAAAAATCTTAAAACGAGTTtacaaaagtttttaaaacgCGCAGAACATGAAATTTTGCTtg tgGCAGTGACAAATTCCTTGGCAATATCATCTGTGGAAAGTTCCACCAAATATGAACCACATTATTCAAGTTATTTGTATCAACAACGACAAATGTTGCAACAACATGGTCAATTAACTGTGAATCCACAATTTGCAGTGCATACTGTAGCTCAATCAAGATTATCAAACATACATAACACTCCACACACTTGGATGAGATATAACGATTGGAGACATCCAACAATAAGACAATTAAGATTTTCCCAACAG TCCTCATTTCAACATTCAAAGGACAAAGAGTAAGTTCTTT tatttttttttcatttttccatcaAAAGAAATTCTGTAGTGCATTATGTAAAAACTATGAACGTTCAGTGTTTGACTGAAGAATTA GTAAAAAAGGTGAAACAATCTGTACAACATAAGAAATTAGAGAGCATAATTGGAAAATTCAGAGACAgaagatag
- the LOC116424332 gene encoding uncharacterized protein LOC116424332 isoform X3: protein MSETRHHLHSVSDLYAADEIEVLLLEEIRDLELPASAYSRPEDIQDFEIAGSRSGGQISSQPLELDSPGVHSWDSHANYHGYGYGDYHGSSSNALAWPRASHLVLYCDIQGHLKTAIGVVRLLLLISSAACLATLCSSGTAKVSLFMLPLVGRLRFMIFVAVFCFLITALLLFLDISHIVYVFPLNWAKLNAWIFTGIGLSYALSSALLACSIWEYHSGGWVPRRTRSQLSAAAALGLSCAILAFLLSWIHGRSGSSCRGPDSRNHTPTQLYKPVDNSSSSGVTLKERSPKRPTSWKTQQSRKQTADSDTNTNNGHHSNDNHSKYKQGATRKDHWASARQHFLPSEDNVEEIQRDDVDTERRRRRRKKDGDVSSTGDGNLINTKTDSGHIIDDNKTRRVPRQLPLQSVEQSRPWPSAEHRGSSELQISNIWL, encoded by the exons ATGAGCGAGACTCGGCATCATCTTCACTCGGTCTCGGACTTATATGCAGCCGACGAGATAGAAGTTCTCCTTTTAGAAGAGATTCGTGACCTGGAACTACCAGCTTCTGCATATTCTAGACCTGAAGATATTCAGGACTTCGAAATTG cAGGTAGTCGTTCAGGGGGGCAAATTAGCTCCCAACCTTTGGAACTGGATTCACCAGGGGTTCATTCATGGGATTCACATGCTAATTACCATGGTTATGGTTATGGCGATTACCATGGCTCTTCCTCTAATGCTTTGGCTTGGCCAAGAGCAAGTCACTTGGTTCTATATTGTGATATACAAGGACATCTTAAGACAGCTATTGGTGTTGTTAGACTCTTACTGCTT ATATCATCTGCAGCATGTCTGGCAACATTGTGCAGTTCTGGTACTGCCAAGGTCAGCTTATTTATGTTGCCTTTAGTTGGACGGCTGCGTTTTATGATCTTTGTAGCTGTTTTCTGTTTTTTGATCACCGCATTGCTCCTCTTCCTTGATATCTCACACATTGTCTATGTTTTTCCTCTCAACTGGGCTAAATTG AATGCTTGGATATTCACTGGTATAGGCTTATCTTATGCCTTGAGTAGTGCGTTACTAGCATGCTCTATATGGGAATATCACAGTGGAGGTTGGGTACCAAGACGTACTCGTTCTCAGTTGTCTGCTGCAGCAGCACTTGGACTGTCTTGTGCTATCTTAGCATTTTTACTTTCATGGATACATGGTCGCAGTGGATCTAGTTGTAGGGGCCCAGATAGCCGCAATCATACCCCAACGCAACTTTATAAACCTGTCGacaattcttcttcttctgga GTTACTCTCAAAGAGCGCAGTCCTAAAAGACCTACTTCATGGAAAACTCAACAATCAAGGAAGCAGACTGCAGACAGTGATACAAATACGAATAACGGTCACCATAGCAATGATAATCACTCAAAATATAAGCAAGGTGCTACCAGAAAAGATCATTGGGCTTCTGCGAGGCAACATTTCTTACCTTCTGAAGATAATGTTGAAGAAATTCAAAGAGATGATGTTGACACtgaaaggagaagaagaaggagaaaaaaagacgGTGATGTTAGTTCAACGGGCgatggaaatttaataaataccaaAACTGATAGTGGTCATATTATAGACGATAACAAAACTAGACGGGTGCCACGACAGTTACCTTTACAATCGGTAGAACAGTCTCGTCCTTGGCCCAGTGCTGAGCACAGAG GTTCTTCTGAGTTACAAATTTCCAACATTTGGCTGTAA
- the LOC116424332 gene encoding uncharacterized protein LOC116424332 isoform X1, which produces MSETRHHLHSVSDLYAADEIEVLLLEEIRDLELPASAYSRPEDIQDFEIAGSRSGGQISSQPLELDSPGVHSWDSHANYHGYGYGDYHGSSSNALAWPRASHLVLYCDIQGHLKTAIGVVRLLLLISSAACLATLCSSGTAKVSLFMLPLVGRLRFMIFVAVFCFLITALLLFLDISHIVYVFPLNWAKLNAWIFTGIGLSYALSSALLACSIWEYHSGGWVPRRTRSQLSAAAALGLSCAILAFLLSWIHGRSGSSCRGPDSRNHTPTQLYKPVDNSSSSGVTLKERSPKRPTSWKTQQSRKQTADSDTNTNNGHHSNDNHSKYKQGATRKDHWASARQHFLPSEDNVEEIQRDDVDTERRRRRRKKDGDVSSTGDGNLINTKTDSGHIIDDNKTRRVPRQLPLQSVEQSRPWPSAEHRGSGSMQVRNKNSQLPVNSNAQDYCGIIESSSMQVTQNGFHWEMECMSSTSIEKVEMAMARTAMWSEQWQPPPDDVQPCSSKTIDPYGFA; this is translated from the exons ATGAGCGAGACTCGGCATCATCTTCACTCGGTCTCGGACTTATATGCAGCCGACGAGATAGAAGTTCTCCTTTTAGAAGAGATTCGTGACCTGGAACTACCAGCTTCTGCATATTCTAGACCTGAAGATATTCAGGACTTCGAAATTG cAGGTAGTCGTTCAGGGGGGCAAATTAGCTCCCAACCTTTGGAACTGGATTCACCAGGGGTTCATTCATGGGATTCACATGCTAATTACCATGGTTATGGTTATGGCGATTACCATGGCTCTTCCTCTAATGCTTTGGCTTGGCCAAGAGCAAGTCACTTGGTTCTATATTGTGATATACAAGGACATCTTAAGACAGCTATTGGTGTTGTTAGACTCTTACTGCTT ATATCATCTGCAGCATGTCTGGCAACATTGTGCAGTTCTGGTACTGCCAAGGTCAGCTTATTTATGTTGCCTTTAGTTGGACGGCTGCGTTTTATGATCTTTGTAGCTGTTTTCTGTTTTTTGATCACCGCATTGCTCCTCTTCCTTGATATCTCACACATTGTCTATGTTTTTCCTCTCAACTGGGCTAAATTG AATGCTTGGATATTCACTGGTATAGGCTTATCTTATGCCTTGAGTAGTGCGTTACTAGCATGCTCTATATGGGAATATCACAGTGGAGGTTGGGTACCAAGACGTACTCGTTCTCAGTTGTCTGCTGCAGCAGCACTTGGACTGTCTTGTGCTATCTTAGCATTTTTACTTTCATGGATACATGGTCGCAGTGGATCTAGTTGTAGGGGCCCAGATAGCCGCAATCATACCCCAACGCAACTTTATAAACCTGTCGacaattcttcttcttctgga GTTACTCTCAAAGAGCGCAGTCCTAAAAGACCTACTTCATGGAAAACTCAACAATCAAGGAAGCAGACTGCAGACAGTGATACAAATACGAATAACGGTCACCATAGCAATGATAATCACTCAAAATATAAGCAAGGTGCTACCAGAAAAGATCATTGGGCTTCTGCGAGGCAACATTTCTTACCTTCTGAAGATAATGTTGAAGAAATTCAAAGAGATGATGTTGACACtgaaaggagaagaagaaggagaaaaaaagacgGTGATGTTAGTTCAACGGGCgatggaaatttaataaataccaaAACTGATAGTGGTCATATTATAGACGATAACAAAACTAGACGGGTGCCACGACAGTTACCTTTACAATCGGTAGAACAGTCTCGTCCTTGGCCCAGTGCTGAGCACAGAGGTAGTGGTTCTATGCaagttagaaataaaaattcacaattaCCAGTGAACAGTAACGCACAGGACTATTGTGGTATAATTGAATCTAGTTCAATGCAAGTGACTCAAAATGGTTTCCATTGGGAGATGGAATGTATGTCCAGTACCAGCATTGAAAAAGTGGAAATGGCTATGGCTCGTACAGCTATGTGGTCTGAACAATGGCAACCACCACCCGATGACGTTCAACCTTGCTCTAGCAAAACTATTGACCCTTATGGCTTTGCCTGA
- the LOC116424332 gene encoding uncharacterized protein LOC116424332 isoform X2, whose protein sequence is MSETRHHLHSVSDLYAADEIEVLLLEEIRDLELPASAYSRPEDIQDFEIGSRSGGQISSQPLELDSPGVHSWDSHANYHGYGYGDYHGSSSNALAWPRASHLVLYCDIQGHLKTAIGVVRLLLLISSAACLATLCSSGTAKVSLFMLPLVGRLRFMIFVAVFCFLITALLLFLDISHIVYVFPLNWAKLNAWIFTGIGLSYALSSALLACSIWEYHSGGWVPRRTRSQLSAAAALGLSCAILAFLLSWIHGRSGSSCRGPDSRNHTPTQLYKPVDNSSSSGVTLKERSPKRPTSWKTQQSRKQTADSDTNTNNGHHSNDNHSKYKQGATRKDHWASARQHFLPSEDNVEEIQRDDVDTERRRRRRKKDGDVSSTGDGNLINTKTDSGHIIDDNKTRRVPRQLPLQSVEQSRPWPSAEHRGSGSMQVRNKNSQLPVNSNAQDYCGIIESSSMQVTQNGFHWEMECMSSTSIEKVEMAMARTAMWSEQWQPPPDDVQPCSSKTIDPYGFA, encoded by the exons ATGAGCGAGACTCGGCATCATCTTCACTCGGTCTCGGACTTATATGCAGCCGACGAGATAGAAGTTCTCCTTTTAGAAGAGATTCGTGACCTGGAACTACCAGCTTCTGCATATTCTAGACCTGAAGATATTCAGGACTTCGAAATTG GTAGTCGTTCAGGGGGGCAAATTAGCTCCCAACCTTTGGAACTGGATTCACCAGGGGTTCATTCATGGGATTCACATGCTAATTACCATGGTTATGGTTATGGCGATTACCATGGCTCTTCCTCTAATGCTTTGGCTTGGCCAAGAGCAAGTCACTTGGTTCTATATTGTGATATACAAGGACATCTTAAGACAGCTATTGGTGTTGTTAGACTCTTACTGCTT ATATCATCTGCAGCATGTCTGGCAACATTGTGCAGTTCTGGTACTGCCAAGGTCAGCTTATTTATGTTGCCTTTAGTTGGACGGCTGCGTTTTATGATCTTTGTAGCTGTTTTCTGTTTTTTGATCACCGCATTGCTCCTCTTCCTTGATATCTCACACATTGTCTATGTTTTTCCTCTCAACTGGGCTAAATTG AATGCTTGGATATTCACTGGTATAGGCTTATCTTATGCCTTGAGTAGTGCGTTACTAGCATGCTCTATATGGGAATATCACAGTGGAGGTTGGGTACCAAGACGTACTCGTTCTCAGTTGTCTGCTGCAGCAGCACTTGGACTGTCTTGTGCTATCTTAGCATTTTTACTTTCATGGATACATGGTCGCAGTGGATCTAGTTGTAGGGGCCCAGATAGCCGCAATCATACCCCAACGCAACTTTATAAACCTGTCGacaattcttcttcttctgga GTTACTCTCAAAGAGCGCAGTCCTAAAAGACCTACTTCATGGAAAACTCAACAATCAAGGAAGCAGACTGCAGACAGTGATACAAATACGAATAACGGTCACCATAGCAATGATAATCACTCAAAATATAAGCAAGGTGCTACCAGAAAAGATCATTGGGCTTCTGCGAGGCAACATTTCTTACCTTCTGAAGATAATGTTGAAGAAATTCAAAGAGATGATGTTGACACtgaaaggagaagaagaaggagaaaaaaagacgGTGATGTTAGTTCAACGGGCgatggaaatttaataaataccaaAACTGATAGTGGTCATATTATAGACGATAACAAAACTAGACGGGTGCCACGACAGTTACCTTTACAATCGGTAGAACAGTCTCGTCCTTGGCCCAGTGCTGAGCACAGAGGTAGTGGTTCTATGCaagttagaaataaaaattcacaattaCCAGTGAACAGTAACGCACAGGACTATTGTGGTATAATTGAATCTAGTTCAATGCAAGTGACTCAAAATGGTTTCCATTGGGAGATGGAATGTATGTCCAGTACCAGCATTGAAAAAGTGGAAATGGCTATGGCTCGTACAGCTATGTGGTCTGAACAATGGCAACCACCACCCGATGACGTTCAACCTTGCTCTAGCAAAACTATTGACCCTTATGGCTTTGCCTGA